The genomic interval GTCAGGTAGCCGAACTCGGGGTGGAAGGCGTAGGGGAGGCGCTGCCCCAGGTCGTCGTCGAGGCGCTCGATGAGCCGCCAGGCGTCGCGCAGCCGGAAGCCGCCCAGGAGCGTCTGCAGCCGCAGGTGGTCCTCCTCGTTGACCATCACGCTCACCGGCTCCTCGGGCGCCATCAGCAGGGCGGCGCCGGAGGGGGGCGCGTGGCCGTTGCCGCCCACCAGCTCGCGGCTCACCAGGTGGCGCTCCAGCAGGAGCTGGCGGGCGCCGGCGGGGAGCTCGGGGATGACGAGCGCGGTGCTCCCCTTCAGCGAGACCGTCTCCTCGGCCGCGGCGCGGGTCAGGCGCAGCACCTCGGCGCGGTCGGCGGCGTCGGAGCGCAGGCCGAAGCGGAAGCCCTGGAGGTTGCGCGCCAGCCGGATGCGGGTGGAGAGCACGATGTCGGCGTGCGGCCCGTCGGCCCTGAGCCAGCCGAGCCCCGCCTCGGGGTCGCCGGGTAGCTGCCCTTTGCTCGCCATCGTCCTCGATACCCGTTGAAGATCCGGCTCCAGGCGGCCGGGAAGTCGATCGATCGCAAAGTTCGCCGCGACGCGCGGGTCACGGCGGGTCGCCGGGACGCGGATCGGAGAAACTCGCGTTCCCCGCGCGGCGCGTCCGCCGGTCGGACGATTGAATCGGACGATTGAAATCGCCCGCTACAAGAGCACGAACGCCTTCGCGGACTGCGGGTCCAGACCTGTCGCGCCGAAGCCGTCCCCACACCGAGCCAGCCTCGCGCGGTCTGCGAGGCTTCCTGCCGTTGTTGCCGCGGCTTCAGCCGCCCTTCACCCCTCACTCGACGCAGAGCCGCCGAACGGGTCACACCTCCAGCTCCGCCTCCAGGCGGCGGATCTGGTCGCGCAGGGCGGCGGCACGCTCGAAGTCCTCCTCGTCCACGGCGCGCTGGAGGCTCCGGCGCAGCGAGGTGATGCGCTGCACCCGGTCGGTCTCCGAGGGGTCGGGGGGGAGGTAGACCTTGCCCACGTGCTGCGTGCCGCCGTGCAGCTTGCGCAGCAGCCCCCGCAGGTTCCCCTCGAAGGCGCCCCAGCACCGGCCGCACCCCAGCCGCCCCGTGCGCTTGAAGTCGGCCAGGGTGAGCCCGCACGAGGGGCAGGTGCCCGCCGTGGCCGTGCTCTCCGAGGCGATCGCCTTCCCCATCTGCGCCAGGAAGTCGGCCAGCGGCGCGGCCGCCGCCGCGGCCGGGCTCCCGGCGGGGCCGGCGTCGAGCCCCAGCGCGGCCGCGCAGCTCTCGCAGAGATGACGCGTGGTCATCTCCTTGTTCTGGATCTGCGTGAGGTGGATCTTCGCCTCGTTCTTCTCGCAGCGGTCGCAGAGCATCTCCAAGGTCCCTCTCTCTACTCCAGCAGCCCCGGGTCCTCGTGCGCGGGGACCAGGTGCCCCGCGTGCAGGCGCAGGACGCGGTCGGCGCGCGCGGCGAGCGCCAGGTCGTGGGTCACCAGCACCAGCGCCGCCCCCTCGTCGCGGCACACCTGGAAGAACAGGTCGTGCAGCGCCTCGGCCGTCTCCGGGTCCAGGTTCCCCGAGGGCTCGTCGGCCAGGAGCACCAGCGGGCGGTTGGCCAGGGCGCGCGCCACCGCCACCCGCTGCTGCTC from Longimicrobium sp. carries:
- a CDS encoding UvrB/UvrC motif-containing protein, translating into MLCDRCEKNEAKIHLTQIQNKEMTTRHLCESCAAALGLDAGPAGSPAAAAAAPLADFLAQMGKAIASESTATAGTCPSCGLTLADFKRTGRLGCGRCWGAFEGNLRGLLRKLHGGTQHVGKVYLPPDPSETDRVQRITSLRRSLQRAVDEEDFERAAALRDQIRRLEAELEV